In Candidatus Electrothrix scaldis, the genomic window TATTACTTCCGTATGTAATTCACAGGTGCCGCACCTGAAAACACAAGCTGCAATGAATTTTCTTTTCATGCTTCTGCACAAGATACGACCTGTTGCTGGTGTGCTGGCCGTTGTGGGTTTAGCCGCTGCCATCTACTATGCCTTTGACCTTATATATCCTAATCATTTTGTCGGGGATATGTACGGATTGGAAGTCATGTTTCGCGGATGCCTCTTGCTTACGGCAGGTCTGACCTTAATGAGTGGCCTGCTCATGACCCTGATCGGGTGGAAAAAGGAAATGCCTAAGCTGATTGACGGCGGACTGTTGCTGGCCGATCTTTGTTCCGTGCTGCTTATTGTGCTGGCCTTTAATGTGTATCGCTCCAGAGCAGTGGACGAGATACGGAAAACCTATCCGCAGAAAAGTACGACCGAGCTTATCAGGATCGCGGTGGAGGAAAAGGATCAGTTCGCGATTTACGAGATACTGGCCAGAAAGGACCATGCTGCTGTCCCGGCCCTGATTGATTTGTTGCTTGACGAGGAGCAGGATTCCGGGATTCGGCTTGAAGCCGCCCATGCATTAGGGCAGCTCGGCGGGGTGGAGGCGCGGGTCGCTCTGGAGAAGGCAGCGGCAATGCCCGGAGGAAATTCTTATCTGGCGGGCACCATCAGGTATTCTTTAGAGCATATCGAGCGGCTAGAACAGAAAAAGAGGGAGGAGAGATGATTGAGTGTGATTGGGGAAGTGTGTCCAGTGATTTGATATTGACTGGTTACCGGTTATGGACGGTGTGACAATTCTGCTGAAGAGGTTGACTTGTCGGTGGAATCCATTGACGCACCATGAGTTGTGTATCTCTGCTCTTTTTCCAACTTGTCCAAAGCATTGGATATTCCTTCTGCAAAATATTTATGGGTGATATCAGAACGGTCCAGATTTGCCAGAATCTGCCTGAGTTGCTCCTTATTTTTTTTCGGCTCGGCAAGGAGCCGTTGTAGAACTATATGCCCCTGAGCTCCTCTCGATTGCAGGATAAAATCAGCATCGCTACGGGTGGATTTCGCATGTATACTGATAGCAAGACCTGTAGATATACAGATGAAGGCGATAACCGAGATCACTGTCATGGCGAATTGTGATCTCTTGGAGAATTTTTGCCGTTTCTTTGGCAGTGAAGTATCGATTGATGTGTAGAGAGCCATGCCGCCAAGAATGACAAAGGCCCAAGGCCCAATGAATGTCCCGGCGGCAATCAATGCCAGGAAGATCCAGAGAACAGCTGAGGAAAGACGATCGAGAGCCGTCCTGATAGCGAGAAACCAGATGGTGATACCAAGGCACCACCACGCTGTATATGGTAAGTTGTACTCAAACTGGGAATAGATGCAAACAGTACAGGCGAGCGCTGTCGTCGGCAGGCTTAAAAGAACAACGGCAGCAAGGGCTGTTTGTGCCGTTGTTCTTAACATAACTTTTTTTCTCACTTATTGATCTTCGCCCAACTATCCCGCAGGGTCACGATCCGGTTAAAGACCGGCTTGCCCGGCTTGCCCGGCTGGCTTTCCTTGCTGTCCAGGCAGAAATAGCCCTGCCGCTCGAACTGCACCCGATCCTCCACGCTCAGTTCAGCCAGTGAGGGCTCCAGGATGCTGTTTTCCAGGATCTGGCAGGAATCCGGGTTGATGAATTCCTTGAAGTCCTTTTCCTTGTCCGCATCCGGGCTTTCCACGCTAAAGAGCCTATCATAGAGGCGAACCTCTGCCGGGATGCCGTGCTTGCTAGAAACCCAATGGATAGTTCCCTTGACCTTACGTCCGTCCGGGGCTGAGCCACCGCGCGTTGCAGGATCGTATGTGCAATGCAGCTCAACTACCTCGCCGTTCTCGTCTTTGATGGCCTTGTTGCAGGTGATCAGATAGGCGTAGCGCAGGCGTACTTCCCGGCCTTCGGTGAGGCGAAAGAATTTCCTGGGCGCGTTTTCCATGTAGTCATTTCGTTCCACATAGATCTCCCGACTGAAGGGGAGGGTACGCGTTCCCATTTCAGGATTCTGGGGATGATTCTGGGCCTCCAGCTCTTCTTCCTTATCCTCAGGATAATTGGTGATCACGATTTTGAGGGGGTTGAGCACACCCATGACCCTGGGCGCATGCACGTTCAGGTCATCGCGTACAGAGTTTTCCAGCACGCCCATATCAATCCAAGAATCCCGTTTGCCCACGCCGATAGTATCACAAAAATTACGGATGGAGGCAGGCGTGTAGCCCCGTCGCCGCAGACCAGAGATGGTCAGCATGCGGGGGTCGTCCCAGCCGTCCACGTATTTTTCATTGACCAGCTGGAGGAGTTTACGTTTGCTCATTACAGTGAAGTTGATGTTCAGGCGGGCAAACTCGTACTGACGCGGGCGGCAGGGTGTTTGCAGGGTGTCCAGGACCCAGTCGTAGACAGCCCGGTTGTTCTCAAACTCCAGGGTGCAGATGGAATGGGTGATCTGCTCGATCATATCGGACAGGCAGTGGCAGAAATCATACATCGGGTAGATGCACCATTTGTCGCCGGTGCGGTGGTGGTGCTTTTTCATGATCCGGTATATGGCTGGGTCGCGCATGATCATATTGGGCGAGGCCATGTCGATCTTGGCGCGCAGGGAGCAGGTGCCCTCGGCCAGTTCGCCGTTTTTCATCTGCTCGAACAAGACCAGGTTTTCCTCCGCTGAGCGATTGCGGTACGGGCTTTCCTTGCCTGGCTCGGTCAGGGTACCCCGGTACTCGCGCATCTCATCTGCGCTGAGGTGGCAGACATAGGCTTTGCCCATCTTGATCAGCTCAATTGCAAAGGCGTGGAGCTTATCAAAATAGTCCGAGGCGTAGTAGAGGTGCTCGCCCCAGTCAAAGCCCAGCCAACGCACGTCCTTCTGGATGGCGTCCACGTATTCGGTGGATTCCTTGCCCGGATTGGTGTCGTCAAAGCGGAGATGACAGACCCCGTTGTTCTCCTTGGCAATGCCGAAGTTCAGGCATATCGACTTGGCATGGCCGATATGGAGGAAGCCGTTGGGTTCCGGCGGGAATCGGGTGACGATGTTGCTGTGTTTACCGGTTTTCAGGTCGTCGGCAACGATCTGGCGGACGAAGTCAAGGGGTTTGGATGGGGTGTCTGGGGTGTTTGTGTTCATGTATATTATAGAATGGTTATGAATGTTGTTTCCTAATGAATGATCAACTTATTGGAGCGTGTTGACAAGGTAGTTTCTGATTTTTTCATCGACAGTGGCGAGCACCAAGTCATGCTCAAGGGCTTGACAGATCAGCATCCGGTCAAACGGATCACGGTGATGGGACGGTAGTGCGGAAAGATGCGTCACACATGCTTCGTCGACAGGAAGACTGGCAATATGATGACGCTTTCTCTGTCTGGGCAGATAGCTTTCAGGGGATTCCGGCAGGGGCAGTTTGCCCAGTTTGTATTTTATAACCGCTTCCCAAATCGATACAGCACTCAGATACACTTCGTTTTTGGTGCTTCGCACGGTACTTACAATATGCTCCGGCAACCGTCTGTCTCCACTGATAAACCAGAGAAATATATGTGTGTCGAGTAAAATTTTCATTTTCCTTCAAACTCACTGAGAATATCTTCAGGCAGGGAATCGTCAAAATCGTCAGGGACAGTGAACTCGCCTGCGCAGAGACCGGAAGGTCTGAGTGCGTCCTCTGAAGACGGTGGATTGATCTCCGCTACAGGTTTACCTTCATGGAGTACAGTTATTGATTCTCCGTTTTGTGCGCGCCGGAGGTATTCCTTCAGGTTGCGCTGCATGATATCAATGGTGATCGTTGTCATGATTGCCCTCCTTTTGCAGGATTCATCTCTGATTTTCAGAAGTCTTTAGTCTCTATTATTCCGTATTTTTAGATTGTTTGGCAAGGAGGATTATGAAAAGGACGATGATCGTCGGCAACGATCTGGCGGACGAAGTCAAGGGGTTTGGATGGAGTATCTGGGGTGTTAGTCATATTTATAAATTTGGAAATAGTTACTTGGTGATGGAAATGAATTGATTGTATTAGCAATTCCAATGATAAACCAGAGAGCTTTCTGTGTGTCGAGCTGAATTATCCATTTTGCACAAAAACAACTTGCTCAGAATTATTTTTTAAAGCTATTAATTTTGGAATCTCTTTTTTATCAAGTTTTTCTAAATCAATTTGTATGCAACCTAAATCAAAGGCGGTTTTTATATCTTTGCCATATCCTAATGCTTGATAAAAGGCTGTAGAAAAACTAATTGCTGACCTGTCGCCAATCGCCTCAGACATTGCAATCACGCAGTCAATATGTTCCGCAATAGCCAATGCTTGCTCCTCTGAATAGCAAGCATTGAGTACTACACAACGAATATTCTCTTTGAGAATATTAAACAGTAAACTTAAGGAATGAGCTGAAACCGTTTGGCTTTTTCCCTGTTGATCTTCAAATATAATTTCACGTTGTCCTGTCCCATGTCCGCTAAAATGCACAATGTCTGGTTGGTAGCGAAGCAAAAAGCTCTGTAAATCTATGATACGAACCGCCCAATGTTGTTTTATGCTAAAAATGTCCCTAAATTCACTTTGTCGCAATGCTTGGTCTATTGTTCTGCTTTCCTCATCTATTCTTAGACGGACAGTATCCGCTGGATTAGCAGCAAGAAAGAGAACTTTTATTTTCTTGGATGTTTTAGATGTCCGGTTTAATACTGGATTATCACTGATAATCCGAGACATATTCCAATAATTATCCCATTGAGATAAAAAATAGTTCCTCCATTCATAAGCATGATGTGGGATTACAAAATGTGGACGTGACTCTTTTGGATACCAAGGTTTTGAAGTATATATTTCTACTTTAACAATTCCCTGCGCACTTTTTGAATCTGTAATAAAGAATCCTATAGCAGGTAAAATAGGAAGTAACCTATATTCAAAGTGTTGTGGAAATTGATTCTTTATATTTTGCAATTCCGATATAACAGTTCGCATTGAAATACCGAATTTTTTAGCAGTTTCAAATCTTGGATCAATCAAGGATAGCATTGCTGGAGCACTTGAAGTTGGATCTACTGCAAGGATTTTTACTTGAACACCACGTTTTAAGACATCTAGTACAGCACGGCGTAAATCATCCTATGCTTTTAGCGGCAACCCATTAAATGTCCATTTGTATGGTTTAGCCATTGTGGCATTAAAATAACAAATAAAGTCAAGAAGTTTTCTTTTAAGATCTTCTTTCGATGTAAAGTTACCTCGTTTGATGATCTTTTTGGTAAGGATACTGAACCAAATTTCTACTTGATTGAGCCATGAACAGTGTTTCGGCGTATAAACGAAGCGAATCGGATGCTCTTTCATCCTGAGAAATTCAGCTCTGCTTTCCTTTGATTTCAATATACCTTTCTTTCCTTTGACACCCAAATCTTCTTTGATCCCGCATAGCTCACTGACCAATTTCACAAGCGATTCCGATTGATGAGTATTGAGCTGGTCGGTCACAAACACCCACTCTTGAGCCTCTGGATCGCTTAATATAAGATTTCGAATATGTTCGCAAAAATCATATTCGTTTCGAGTTTCTCCTATGCTGGGAGAGACGATTTTTCCAGTTACTACGTCAAAGTTTGCGATAAGTGAGAGGGTTCCGTGCCTGATGTATTCAAACTCAATCCTCTCCGGCTTTCCCGGCTCTATCTTTTTCGTAGGATTTTTTCTCTCAAGAGCCTGAATACCGGTGTTTTCATCAACGCTCATAGTGCGTCTATTATTTGTCACAGCTTTTCGGGGAGCCTCGTGGTATGTTTCACAGACTTCTTTTGTTTCCGAAACAAACTGTTCTTCATTATCATGATTGGGATTGAGCCAATATCGACTATGATGAGGTCGTACATCCGTTTCTTTTTAAAAATCTACCGACTTGACGGTCAGAAATCCTAGAAGTTATCCCACGTTTGTTGCATTCATCCGCTAATTCCCGGCTGGTCCATTGAGAAATTGGACGACCGCTTTCTTCGGGATGTTCCAGTGCAACTGCCAGAATTTGGCAATATTGCTCTGAAGAGTATGTGGGCGGTGTCCCTGAACGCGGATTATCTTTCAAGATTTCTCGGATACTTTTTTCTAACTTCTTACTATCCTGATGCTCATTTTCTAATTTTATTAAAGCATGTTGGTTATCCAACCACTTGTATCGCCAGTGTTTAACCTTGTCGATACTGCAACTCATAATTTTTGCAATTCTTGAGTTCGGTTTTCCTTTCTCAATCTCCAATATTAAAGAGGCTCGGCTCACTTCTCGAAAATCAGCTGTTGACTGCCGGGCTATTTTTGACAGAATTTCTTCCTGTTGTTCAGTAACAGTAATCGGTGGTGATTTGGGTGCAGGCATTTTTTAATTTACCTAAATCCTGCAATTGATCTTTTTGGCTCAAATGACTAACCATTTGGTGTTGTAGAAAACCAAAAATTCTGAAAATAGTTATCAGTTGATAGTAAAAAACACCGAAAAGTGCTGTTTCCAGATAAGCAGATGCCTCTTTAAGGCTGATCAAGTAGAATATTTTGCCCCACAAGACGCACTAATCCTGTTGATGGAAAAAAATATTTCAAAAAAAGAGGTAGTAGTGCTGGTCAGTACAGCCCCACCGCCACCCAGTCATCCCACTGAGTGGAATACAGCATTCGTTCGGGAACAAATAGCTTTTGCTGCCGTCCACCAGTAGTATACTTCCCAGCCACCCGAACGAGAAATGTACGAATTGTACCTGGCTCCCAGCGACGTAATACAGCATTACCGCTCAATAAAGCCATCCATCGTATCGTGTTGTATGCCAGAATAGCAGTTTGAAACAACACACTATTTGCCCAGAAATCTTCTGTCTTGATATGTACCAACGCAGTCTGGTTTTTTGCTTCCTCAATCCAGGTTTCACAAGTTGCTCGTTGGCCGTATCGTTTGTGGACCTGCCATGGATCAGCAATCTCACTGACCACATAACAGAAGTAATCGAACTCCTTCATCTCAAACAGGGTCGCTGGTTTTGCCGGGTCAGCCGGTTTCTCTCTGCGGACCGCAACAAAGAGTCGGGTCGAAGACCAGGTCGTACATTTATGAAAAAAGATACATTGTTCCCAACCGGCCTGCCCGGGGACCGGCTCCCAGGATTGTTTGGACAGAAGGGTGACCAGCCCCTTGAGCTTAACCTTGATCAGGTAACTATGACCATACTGATCCAAAAGATCAAGCAGGGCACCAACAAAAAAACCGCTGTCGCCCCTGAACAAAATCCGGGTTCCATTGGGAAGGTGTGCCAGAAGTTGCTTGGTAAACTCGACAATACCATTACTTGTATAGGCATTGCCGCATCGAAGCCACCCTTGCAATATCTCTTTGCTTTCAGCGCAAAATGCAAGCAGAGGATGATACGATTTTGCACCGCGTTTATGTGGATTAAACCCTTTGGCCGCTCCTTGCTGAGAACCGTATACCGTCTTTTCTGTGGAATCCACATCAACAACCAGACAGTGGGCTGCACCGACTTTACTTTTCCCGGATCGCAATCCCTTACGCCACATGCGAGCACGCAACCGATGATTAAGAACTTCCAGGTTATTGATATGACGATAGCTGAATGTTCGAAAAAGGCGGCCAAAGGTTGTTTCGTCCGGGATTAACCGCCATCCTGCTATCCGGCAAAGTACGCTATCTGCCCAGACTGTTGCAATATTGCTGATAGAACGAGCTCCGCCGATAATAGCTATCAAAGGGAGAAATATTATATCAACTGCATCATAAGTGGCGGTGGCTCCGCGTTGATGTTCTAAAGTTTCCTGGATAAGCTGGCCAACATTATGTTTTTGCAGGAACTTTACGGCAGGAATCAAGCCTGCCTGTGCTGTAACCCCTTTTGCTCCTTTGGGTGCGGCTCTTTTCCTGCAATCTTCCAGCGATTATATCATTGCCGGAACTGCATCACCATTCGGCATCCAGATATAGTTCCTGCACCGCTCCTTCCAAAAATGAAAGTTCAGGTATTTTTTCAGATCTCCGCTGGTTTTCAGCGCCCTTAGCTTCAGCACAGCATCCGCTGATTTCAGTCGCCAACGAGCACCGGTGAGATCCATACGATCCTTGACCAAGTGACGACAAGCTCCCTCTATTACACCGGTGGCGATAGGCAGTCCTTTCAAAAGAGCTTCTTCATATCTCAGTCGTTTCTGATTTTTCTTGATATAATTCGCAGCAGTATCCACAGGGATACGTTTATTTTCATCTAATTCTCTACGTGTAGCCGCACGACGCAATCCGCTCGCCACGCTTTGCGCGTTTCCTTTCAAAATCTCAAGCGTACGGCCCTGAACCCACTTTTCTCGTTTTTCAGCGTTCTCTTTCTCTGGATAAAGAGCATGAACCGCCTTCCACAGGTACTCGACAACATGAATAAAATCCTGAATAACGGTTACTTTTACATCATGCTTCTCCGCCTGCACCTCGACCTGCCTGACCAGATCGGTCTGCCCGTCGATAAGAACAACCCATTCCATTTCTTGTTCAGGGTCTCGTCGAAGCGCCTCCCGGAATCCCTGGTCAAGGGCGTTCCCCATATCTTCCGTAATCTCCGCCCAGACCCGCTTGTTTTTAATTTCTGGACGCTCCGGTGCGACTTCCCCGTCAATACTGAGAAGCTGTTCAGGAGTGCGCTGATAAGGGGATGTGTCATACACTGAGACAACGGTCGCCATCCGCTTACGCCCCTTTTTCTCTCCGGGCTGAAGTCGGGCTTTTTTCTTATCCTGATCCTTTTCCGCTTGTTTTTTGGCGGCGGGACGCAGATCCTGATTATGCATTGATACGCCCTTACCGTCCGCCGTAATGACTAAAATACTGCCCTTTACGGACGACAAGTCAAGGGGTTGCTCGTAAAATTCCTTGAAATCACGAACAATATCTGCGGATACTTCCTGAAGTTGACGTTTAGGCAGTATTCCGCCTCCCTGACGTTCCAGAAACTCCAATGTTTCGTCAAAAGAAGCGACTGCCGTCAAATGCGCTATTTCACTTCGTAGGCCGTGTGAATACTTGTCGGGCGGCAAATTCAACTCGGCATCCAGAGGAAAAACGCTGCCGACAAACTGCCCGTAATAACCGATTCGTGACAGCTCGACCTCTCCGAAACGTGATTCAATTTTTCGAGTACAATCTGTTCTGCGACGATTGCGACGAATACCGTCTTCTCCGAGAACAAATTCTTTTTTCTCTTCTTCTGCGGAACGCTGAGACAGATATCCCTGCGCCAGCTGCCGTATAATTTCCTGTCCTTTCTGTTGAATAACTGCTTCCACGTCTCCGAAAGAGGATGTGGAGAATTCTATACCGGATATATGGGACGCCAGTTTATCAAGTGCTTCAAAAGACGGAAGATAATGCTCAATATTGCTTTCCGTAAGGTGACAGGGGCTGTACATATGGAACCTCCAAAACGCCGTGTAAAAAAATATCCATAATCTTTTACCGTATCATGAGGAGCAATTCAAGCAAATTGTAAACAATCTGTTATTCGCAATCGAAATTTTATCAATATGTTAACCTTGTATCAAAGGAGCCGCACCCTGCTCCTTTATTAATTTGTATTTTTTTGGGCGAGACTCGGGCAGATCGTTTATTCTGTTTAGACTTCATAAAAATAGTGACCCTCTTCTGTAGTAATTTTACCTTTAACATATTGAGGATTATACTATTTTTACGATACCCTTTCAACTAATTGCAGGATTTAGGATTTATGTATTGGGAGTGTATTGTCAGTATGCGCAATAAAAAAAATCATTGTACAATTCTCCTCTCAAAAAAAGTAGTGTTTAACTTGCGCCG contains:
- a CDS encoding HEAT repeat domain-containing protein yields the protein MNFLFMLLHKIRPVAGVLAVVGLAAAIYYAFDLIYPNHFVGDMYGLEVMFRGCLLLTAGLTLMSGLLMTLIGWKKEMPKLIDGGLLLADLCSVLLIVLAFNVYRSRAVDEIRKTYPQKSTTELIRIAVEEKDQFAIYEILARKDHAAVPALIDLLLDEEQDSGIRLEAAHALGQLGGVEARVALEKAAAMPGGNSYLAGTIRYSLEHIERLEQKKREER
- a CDS encoding glutamine--tRNA ligase/YqeY domain fusion protein, whose translation is MNTNTPDTPSKPLDFVRQIVADDLKTGKHSNIVTRFPPEPNGFLHIGHAKSICLNFGIAKENNGVCHLRFDDTNPGKESTEYVDAIQKDVRWLGFDWGEHLYYASDYFDKLHAFAIELIKMGKAYVCHLSADEMREYRGTLTEPGKESPYRNRSAEENLVLFEQMKNGELAEGTCSLRAKIDMASPNMIMRDPAIYRIMKKHHHRTGDKWCIYPMYDFCHCLSDMIEQITHSICTLEFENNRAVYDWVLDTLQTPCRPRQYEFARLNINFTVMSKRKLLQLVNEKYVDGWDDPRMLTISGLRRRGYTPASIRNFCDTIGVGKRDSWIDMGVLENSVRDDLNVHAPRVMGVLNPLKIVITNYPEDKEEELEAQNHPQNPEMGTRTLPFSREIYVERNDYMENAPRKFFRLTEGREVRLRYAYLITCNKAIKDENGEVVELHCTYDPATRGGSAPDGRKVKGTIHWVSSKHGIPAEVRLYDRLFSVESPDADKEKDFKEFINPDSCQILENSILEPSLAELSVEDRVQFERQGYFCLDSKESQPGKPGKPVFNRIVTLRDSWAKINK
- a CDS encoding type II toxin-antitoxin system VapC family toxin, whose protein sequence is MKILLDTHIFLWFISGDRRLPEHIVSTVRSTKNEVYLSAVSIWEAVIKYKLGKLPLPESPESYLPRQRKRHHIASLPVDEACVTHLSALPSHHRDPFDRMLICQALEHDLVLATVDEKIRNYLVNTLQ
- a CDS encoding type II toxin-antitoxin system prevent-host-death family antitoxin, whose product is MTTITIDIMQRNLKEYLRRAQNGESITVLHEGKPVAEINPPSSEDALRPSGLCAGEFTVPDDFDDSLPEDILSEFEGK
- a CDS encoding CHAT domain-containing protein, with the protein product MIDPRFETAKKFGISMRTVISELQNIKNQFPQHFEYRLLPILPAIGFFITDSKSAQGIVKVEIYTSKPWYPKESRPHFVIPHHAYEWRNYFLSQWDNYWNMSRIISDNPVLNRTSKTSKKIKVLFLAANPADTVRLRIDEESRTIDQALRQSEFRDIFSIKQHWAVRIIDLQSFLLRYQPDIVHFSGHGTGQREIIFEDQQGKSQTVSAHSLSLLFNILKENIRCVVLNACYSEEQALAIAEHIDCVIAMSEAIGDRSAISFSTAFYQALGYGKDIKTAFDLGCIQIDLEKLDKKEIPKLIALKNNSEQVVFVQNG
- a CDS encoding transposase, coding for MSVDENTGIQALERKNPTKKIEPGKPERIEFEYIRHGTLSLIANFDVVTGKIVSPSIGETRNEYDFCEHIRNLILSDPEAQEWVFVTDQLNTHQSESLVKLVSELCGIKEDLGVKGKKGILKSKESRAEFLRMKEHPIRFVYTPKHCSWLNQVEIWFSILTKKIIKRGNFTSKEDLKRKLLDFICYFNATMAKPYKWTFNGLPLKA
- a CDS encoding IS1380 family transposase → MEDCRKRAAPKGAKGVTAQAGLIPAVKFLQKHNVGQLIQETLEHQRGATATYDAVDIIFLPLIAIIGGARSISNIATVWADSVLCRIAGWRLIPDETTFGRLFRTFSYRHINNLEVLNHRLRARMWRKGLRSGKSKVGAAHCLVVDVDSTEKTVYGSQQGAAKGFNPHKRGAKSYHPLLAFCAESKEILQGWLRCGNAYTSNGIVEFTKQLLAHLPNGTRILFRGDSGFFVGALLDLLDQYGHSYLIKVKLKGLVTLLSKQSWEPVPGQAGWEQCIFFHKCTTWSSTRLFVAVRREKPADPAKPATLFEMKEFDYFCYVVSEIADPWQVHKRYGQRATCETWIEEAKNQTALVHIKTEDFWANSVLFQTAILAYNTIRWMALLSGNAVLRRWEPGTIRTFLVRVAGKYTTGGRQQKLFVPERMLYSTQWDDWVAVGLY
- a CDS encoding ISKra4 family transposase, which encodes MYSPCHLTESNIEHYLPSFEALDKLASHISGIEFSTSSFGDVEAVIQQKGQEIIRQLAQGYLSQRSAEEEKKEFVLGEDGIRRNRRRTDCTRKIESRFGEVELSRIGYYGQFVGSVFPLDAELNLPPDKYSHGLRSEIAHLTAVASFDETLEFLERQGGGILPKRQLQEVSADIVRDFKEFYEQPLDLSSVKGSILVITADGKGVSMHNQDLRPAAKKQAEKDQDKKKARLQPGEKKGRKRMATVVSVYDTSPYQRTPEQLLSIDGEVAPERPEIKNKRVWAEITEDMGNALDQGFREALRRDPEQEMEWVVLIDGQTDLVRQVEVQAEKHDVKVTVIQDFIHVVEYLWKAVHALYPEKENAEKREKWVQGRTLEILKGNAQSVASGLRRAATRRELDENKRIPVDTAANYIKKNQKRLRYEEALLKGLPIATGVIEGACRHLVKDRMDLTGARWRLKSADAVLKLRALKTSGDLKKYLNFHFWKERCRNYIWMPNGDAVPAMI